The Oculatellaceae cyanobacterium genomic interval AACTTGCACCTTTAAAAATACCCACTCGTCTACTGCTAGGGCCAGGGCCTGCAAATGCTCATCCTGCCGTCCTTGAAGCGATGAATACCTCTCCCGTAGGTCATCTCGATCCGGCATTCCTGGGATTAATGGATGAGATTCAAAGTTTGCTACGTTATGTTTGGCAGACCGATAACCAATTAACTATTGCCGTTAGTGGAACCGGATCAGCCGCAATGGAAGCAACCATTGCTAATGCGACTGAACCAGGCGACGTTGTTTTAGTAGGCGTAGCAGGATACTTCGGCAACCGTTTGGTTGATATGGCGGGTAGATATGGCGCTGATGTCCGCACTATTACTAAACCTTGGGGGCAAGTTTTTTCATTAGATGAACTGCGTACCGCCCTAGAAACTCATCGTCCAGCAATTCTAGCTTTAGTTCATGCTGAAACCTCCACAGGGGCGCGTCAACCTTTAGAAGGTGTAGGTGAGTTGTGCCGTGAATTCAACTGTTTATTGCTAGTTGATACTGTGACAAGTTTGGGTGGTGTACCAATTTTCTTAGATGAATGGGGGGTTGACTTAGCTTATAGCTGTAGCCAAAAAGGTTTAGGTTGTCCTCCTGGTGCTTCTCCGTTTACCATGAGCCCCCGTGCAATGGAAAAATTGCAAAAACGCCCCGCTAAAGTGGCTAACTGGTATCTGGATATGAATTTATTAAGTAAGTACTGGGGTACTGAGCGGGTTTATCATCATACTGCACCGATCAACTTGTACTATGCTTTACGAGAAGGATTGCGTTTGATTGCAGAAGAAGGATTAGCAAGTTACTGGCAGCGTCATCAAAAGAATGTCGAATACCTCTGGCAAGAACTAGAAAACATCGGACTTACGATGCACGTAGAGCGAGAATTTCGCTTGCCAACTTTAACCACTGTGTGCATTCCAGAAGGTGTAGATGGTAAAGCGATCGCACGTCAGTTGCTCAATGAATACAATATTGAAGTTGGCGGGGGTTTAGGCGAACTTGCAGGTAAGGTTTGGCGCGTTGGTTTAATGGGTTTTAATAGCCGTCCAGAAAGCGTAGATCAACTTATAGCAGCATTACGTCAAGTTTTAGGGAAATAATAGACAACAGTTACCAGTGAACCTTGATCTGGTAACTGATATAGCAACCGCTTTCGTCGGCTATTCGACAAGTTGTAGAGTTAAAGCCTATACAACGCAAAATTTAAAAAGCTAACTGCTAACCGCTATGACTAAAAGAGCGATACTCCTCCGGAGTCGCTGCGCTATCGCATAAGGAAATCTAGCCATGTCCGATCTTGGTTTGACCCACATTGCATTAACAGTCAGTAACATTGATAAAAGCATCGCTTTTTATGCCAAATATGCTCAGATGCAGGTGGTACATTACCGTGTTGATCCACATTCTCACAGAGATGTTGCATGGATCAGCGATCTTACTCGCCCATTCGTGATAGTGCTGATTAAAGTACCCGAAGTCAACAATCAACTATTACCAATATCCCATCTTGGTGTAGCTTGCGAAAGCCATGAAAAAGTCGATCAACTTTGTGAACAAGCTAAGTCTGAAGGTGTGTTAATTGCAGGGCCAAATGATTCAGGGCAACCAGTGGGATACTGGGCTTTTTTACGCGATCCAGACGGACATACGCTAGAGATTTCTTATGGTCAAGAAGTAAGTTTTACAGTGGAAAATTCCACTGCCAAACATTCTTCTTCTATGCCTACTTAAAAATTAAATGGCGCTCACGATAAATTCCTCGCTGCGCCCTTCACCCAATATTTCTCAGCAACTTGCTTATTTACCAGGTTTGCCCATTTCTATAGCTTTGTCTATTAAATTATCACTACTAGCACTTGGCTCTTCCGTTCTACGATTTACATCGTGTGCCATATCCCGAAACTCGTTAGGATTACCTGTAGGTTGTGCTTGAGATGTAGTTTCTTCTGGTTGACTTATTTCAAAATTTGATGCCGTTGCAGATTCAGCCGCTACTTCACCAGCAGAGCTACGGTCAACATCACTAACACTATATGCTTTCGATGCTTCGTAGTCTCCCTCAATATCAACATTGGGAACTTCTTCTACACCAGTAGCCATATTTTCAGCAGCTAACTGAGCTTCATGAGTAACTGCTTCTGTAGGATTGGCTTTGATTTCTTCATTCATATTGAGATCCTTTTTGTATTTTTCAAATTATTGTTTAATCCTAAAGGAGGGATCGCCACTTGTTTGACCCTCCTGGGATAGATTTTATTTGTTGAATCCTAAAACTTAAAATCTTAATTTTTAAACTAATTAAATCAGCCTATATATTTTGCGATTAAGTAAATTGGATAGTTTTTAATAAAAAAATTTTTGGATATTTATTTTTATTACTACTATATATAAATAATTACATATTTATATAGTTAATTACCTTTTAAGAATTTACCTAGAGGTAATTAGTATATGTTTACAACTACTCTATAAATACTAATTAGAATCCAAAAAGCTACATATTTAGCAAAAAGCAGGCTTAATTCATCATCTCTGTCTATAGTTAGAAATATTTAATTCCACTAAATATTATTACAAAACTCTCTCTCATGGAGGGGGAGACAAAGCTAAAAAATTTGGTATCTCTAAATTTGTAACACTTAAAATTTAACTGAAGGAAATTTATGGCAGCAAACGAAAACTCTGGAAAATATCAAGCTTTGTCAGATGATACCCAACAAGTAGTTGCAGCTTTTGAAGGGTTAGGAACTGATGAAAAACTAGCTTTACTGTATTTTATTTATAAAGAAATGGGTAAATCAATTACCCAAGCTGCACCAGCCGCAACAGATCCCCAACTGGCACCCAAGCTGTTAGGAGATTATTTGCAGCTATCAAATGAACAGCAACTTGCGATCATGCGGGAAATTGTTAATCGGGAGCATACAGAGTATTCTCATGCTTATGGCGTACTAAAAGAAAATAATCAATTGATGGTTTGGTTCGCTTGGGCGCAAGCAATGGGACATACAGTAGTAGATATGCCTAGCGGTTATGAAAACTCGGAACCTAGTAACGATGTTTTAAACCGCATTAAAGCTCTTGATTTTGAAGGGCAAATTTCGGTGTTGCGTACCATTGCTAGTAACATGGGCTACACTGACATAAAAGCAATTCCTACTCAAGCAGAAACTGGCAAAACTTCAAGCTTTTAACAGTTATTAGTAAACACTAAACATAAAATTTCCCCTTTCTACAACTGACAGGGGAAATATGTTTAGCGATTGAAAATAAAAGTGCTAAGTATGTGGGTAAAATTAAACTTTACCTGCGATGACACCGGACTAGGGACTGGTGGTTGGGAAAGTCATTATACGTTTAATTATGCCCACCTACTCATCCTATTTTAGAATTTAGTTGTACCGATGTTTTGAGTACATAAAGCATATTTAGCTTTACTGATTTCTCTCCGTAAATCCTCAATGGCTATACTTAAATAGCTGTGTGTTTTTCTACAGGATAAATCAGCCTCAGCAGCAATCATAAACTCTATTGTTTCAAAGCTCCTATAAACGCGGTTGACTACCGCCGAAATTTGCTCAATATTAACTTCCATAGATGCACAAAACAAGGAAATAATTCTTTCAATTATATGCCAATTTTATTAAATCGTTCTTATAAAAAATTAAGTACCAATAGCTACAGAATTTAGCTCTTCTGGGGTAAGGTGGGAATGGATTACCTGACCATCTCGAAACCAAACAATCCGGCGAGTCATACGCGCTACTTCTGGTTCATGTGTAACCATAATAATTGTAATACCACTATTGTTTAATTCGGTAAAAATTTCCATAACTTCTTGAGTTGTGCGTGAATCTAGTGCGCCAGTGGGTTCATCTGCTAATAACAATACAGGTTTGTTGACAATTGCACGCGCGATCGCAACTCGTTGTTGTTGTCCGCCAGATAGTTGATTTGGTTTGTTATGCAAGCGATTTTGTAAGCCAACGCGAGTTAAAGCAGCCACCGCGCGATCGCGTCTTTCTGCACTTTTAATCCCCGCATATACCATTGGTAACATCACATTTTCTAGTGCTGTTAGTTGCGGTAATAGGTGGAATTGTTGAAATACAAACCCTAGTTTAAGATTACGGATTTTAGCTAATTCATCATCAGCTAATTGGGAAACATCCACGCGATCTAAATAATAATGACCCGCAGTAGGTTTATCTAAGCAACCGATAATATTCATCGCTGTAGACTTACCCGAACCAGATGCACCCATAATGGAACAATATTCGCCTTGTTCTATTGTTAAACTAACGCTATTAAGGGCGCGAACTTCAAGATCACCAACACCATAAACCTTAGCAATATTTTCTAAGTTTACAATTACTGGTTTAGTTGGCACAAAGGAGTTTTTATCAATAACTTCGTCAAAATATTGGTGATTCATTATACCTCTTATCTAAGCTAATTAAATTTTCTGTTACATCGGTGTAATCTGCGTTTCGGGCATTTGCCCAACATGAATATCTGCTTACATCTGCGATAAAAAAATGTAATTTTTGCCCTTGTTTTATTCATTCAAATAAAATCATAATTTTCCCAAATTGATAATTGTTAATTGTTTACGCGCTTCTCAATGCCACAATTGGATCTAATTTAGCTGCACGTCTAGCAGGAACAACCCCAAAAAATAACCCAATCCCACCAGAAACGCTGACAGCAACAATAACTACTACTGGTGAAACTGCCGCTTTTAAAGGAGTTAATAAGCTAATCAGAGAGATGCTACCGATACCTAATAAAGTACCAACTATACCACCTACGGCTGATAGAATAATTGCTTCAATCAAAAACTGAAATAAAATATCTCCTTGTGTTGCGCCAATAGCTTTACGCAGTCCAATTTCTTGAGTGCGTTCGGTGACAGAAACTAGCATAATATTCATAACACCAATACCACCGACTAACAAAGATATGCCAGCGATCGCAGCTAACATCATTGTTAATGCCCCAGTAACAGTATTAGCTATCTGTAAAGCATCTTTTTGGTTTCTAACCGTGAAATCATCCTCACTAATAATTTTATGACGTAACCTGAGCAAGTTAGTAATCTGAAATTCAGCCGCGCCCAAACTTTCGGCATTCTTAGCAGATACAGAGATAAATGAAATCTCCACCCCGTAAGGAGATGTTCTACCAACAATTCTATTAGCCACTGTCGTCAGGGGAATAAAAGCAGTATCATCTTGGTTATTGCCAAAAGAAGAACCTTTCGGTAGCGTTACCCCAATTACTGAAAAGCTAATATTTTTAATTCTAATTCTTTCACCAATCGGGTTGCGATCGCCAAAAAGTTTACTAGCTAGATCTGAACCCAAAACAACTACTTGATTACTTTGCTGCAAATCTAATTCTGAAATAAATCTTCCTGTAGCAATATCAAAGCTACGGACTGCAAGAAATTCTGGAGTAGCACCAATAATTTGAGTATTGGTATTTTTGTTGCTATAAGTAACTGGTTGTCTGGTTTGAATTTGGGGAGCAACTTCAGAAATAGAAGGAACTAAATTAGCGATCGCTTGTGCATCTGCCAACACCAATGTTTTTGGTATATCACCCCGATTTCTTTGAGCATCCTGATTACCTGGAACAATAAATAAAACATTAGTTCCAAGTGACTGAAACTGCTCAGTTGCTAATTTTTGGGTTCCTTGTCCTATTCCTACCATAGCAATAACAGAAGCATTGCCAATGATAATGCCCAACATGGTTAAGCTACTGCGTAGTTTATTAGCAACTAACGTTGTAGTTGCCATTTTCACACTTTCTAAAATATCCACTTTTTCAATTAACAATTAACAATTAGCGATTAGCGATTAGCGATTAGCGATTAGCAATTAAGTTAGTTTGTATAAATAAAAGTATAAGAGTTTTCCCAGTCACCAATCACCAATCACCAATCCCTAATCCCAGTATTTTATTTTTTTTCACTCTGAGGCTTATAACCTTTAGGTGGATCAATAAAGACGCGATCGCCTTCTTGAATTCCCTGCAAAATTTGTGTTTGGTCTTGAATTGATGCACCTATTGTGACAGATCGAAACTGTGGTTGATTCTTAGCATCTGGAACCAGCACACCTGTCTGCCCTTTTTCCGTGACAATTGCCACTGTCGGCACAAGCATTGCTTGGGGTAGCTGTTTACCCAAAAAAGTGACATTCACGTTCATCCCTGATTTAAGCTGCTGAGTGCCTGTTTGCAGGGTGATCCGCACCTCAAAAGAAGTAACGTTCTGTTCCAATACAGCTTCAGGTGAAACTAAGCGTACAAGCCCTTTAAAGGTCTGATCTGGATAAGCATCAGCAATAATTTCTACCATTTGTCCAGGTTGGATTTGTCCAATATCCACTTCTGGGACTTTCGCCCTAATTTCTAGATCTTTTGCGATCGCCACAATTGAAGTAGAAGTAGCAGAAGCGGTACTAGAAGCCGAAGTTGTGGGTGTAACAAACGCCCCTTCCGTCGCATACTTCTGCGTCACAGTACCAGCAAAAGGAGCGCGGATAATAGTATCTTGTAGCCGAGCTTGTGCCTCTAAAAACTGCGCCCTAGCACCATCAACGGCTGCCCTGAGTTGTGCTACATCCTCTTTTCTCTGACCGTTTTGTGCCTGCTGTAAAGCTGCTCGTGCTTGTGCCACATCAGCAGCACGTTGGGCAATTTCCTCATAACGAGTGCCTTTTTGGAGTTGACT includes:
- a CDS encoding ABC transporter ATP-binding protein; amino-acid sequence: MNHQYFDEVIDKNSFVPTKPVIVNLENIAKVYGVGDLEVRALNSVSLTIEQGEYCSIMGASGSGKSTAMNIIGCLDKPTAGHYYLDRVDVSQLADDELAKIRNLKLGFVFQQFHLLPQLTALENVMLPMVYAGIKSAERRDRAVAALTRVGLQNRLHNKPNQLSGGQQQRVAIARAIVNKPVLLLADEPTGALDSRTTQEVMEIFTELNNSGITIIMVTHEPEVARMTRRIVWFRDGQVIHSHLTPEELNSVAIGT
- a CDS encoding orange carotenoid protein N-terminal domain-containing protein, whose protein sequence is MAANENSGKYQALSDDTQQVVAAFEGLGTDEKLALLYFIYKEMGKSITQAAPAATDPQLAPKLLGDYLQLSNEQQLAIMREIVNREHTEYSHAYGVLKENNQLMVWFAWAQAMGHTVVDMPSGYENSEPSNDVLNRIKALDFEGQISVLRTIASNMGYTDIKAIPTQAETGKTSSF
- a CDS encoding VOC family protein, with the translated sequence MSDLGLTHIALTVSNIDKSIAFYAKYAQMQVVHYRVDPHSHRDVAWISDLTRPFVIVLIKVPEVNNQLLPISHLGVACESHEKVDQLCEQAKSEGVLIAGPNDSGQPVGYWAFLRDPDGHTLEISYGQEVSFTVENSTAKHSSSMPT
- a CDS encoding alanine--glyoxylate aminotransferase family protein produces the protein MNPTISINDTHQLQLAPLKIPTRLLLGPGPANAHPAVLEAMNTSPVGHLDPAFLGLMDEIQSLLRYVWQTDNQLTIAVSGTGSAAMEATIANATEPGDVVLVGVAGYFGNRLVDMAGRYGADVRTITKPWGQVFSLDELRTALETHRPAILALVHAETSTGARQPLEGVGELCREFNCLLLVDTVTSLGGVPIFLDEWGVDLAYSCSQKGLGCPPGASPFTMSPRAMEKLQKRPAKVANWYLDMNLLSKYWGTERVYHHTAPINLYYALREGLRLIAEEGLASYWQRHQKNVEYLWQELENIGLTMHVEREFRLPTLTTVCIPEGVDGKAIARQLLNEYNIEVGGGLGELAGKVWRVGLMGFNSRPESVDQLIAALRQVLGK
- a CDS encoding ABC transporter permease — translated: MATTTLVANKLRSSLTMLGIIIGNASVIAMVGIGQGTQKLATEQFQSLGTNVLFIVPGNQDAQRNRGDIPKTLVLADAQAIANLVPSISEVAPQIQTRQPVTYSNKNTNTQIIGATPEFLAVRSFDIATGRFISELDLQQSNQVVVLGSDLASKLFGDRNPIGERIRIKNISFSVIGVTLPKGSSFGNNQDDTAFIPLTTVANRIVGRTSPYGVEISFISVSAKNAESLGAAEFQITNLLRLRHKIISEDDFTVRNQKDALQIANTVTGALTMMLAAIAGISLLVGGIGVMNIMLVSVTERTQEIGLRKAIGATQGDILFQFLIEAIILSAVGGIVGTLLGIGSISLISLLTPLKAAVSPVVVIVAVSVSGGIGLFFGVVPARRAAKLDPIVALRSA